A window of the Novosphingobium sp. EMRT-2 genome harbors these coding sequences:
- a CDS encoding aldehyde dehydrogenase family protein: MFEKAIGTINAAASFRHRYDNFIGGRWSAPAGGEYFADTSPINGAQIAEFALSTPEDVERALDAAHAAKDQWARIAPAERARILNRVADRLEDNLELLALAETIDNGKPIRETRAADVPLAIDHFRYFAGCIRAEEGGISTIDADTIAYHFREPLGVVGQIIPWNFPLLMAAWKIAPALAAGNCTVIKPASQTPLTLLMFAELTADILPPGVLNVVTGPGRTVGQAIAANPRIAKVSFTGETVTGKQIMHAAADHLIPQTMELGGKSPNIFMADVLDEDDAFFDKALEGFTLFAFNKGEVCTCPSRALIHESIFDRFIERAVARVAAIRQGDPLDPSVQVGAQASEDQLHKILGYIDIGKAEGAQCLVGGARALPGGALDQGYFVQPTVFVGQNHMRIFQEEIFGPVLSVTTFKTVEEAIALANDTAYGLGAGVWTRSGNTAYRLGRAIEAGRVWTNCYHQYPAHAAFGGYKASGFGRENHRMMLDHYQQTKNLLVSYDEHALGLF; encoded by the coding sequence ATGTTCGAGAAGGCGATCGGGACCATTAACGCGGCGGCCTCCTTCCGACACCGCTATGATAATTTCATCGGAGGCCGCTGGAGCGCTCCTGCGGGCGGCGAGTATTTCGCCGACACGAGCCCGATCAATGGCGCCCAGATCGCAGAGTTCGCGCTGTCGACGCCGGAAGATGTCGAGCGCGCGCTCGATGCGGCGCACGCCGCCAAGGATCAATGGGCAAGGATCGCGCCCGCCGAACGCGCCAGGATTCTCAATCGCGTCGCCGACCGGCTCGAAGACAATCTGGAGTTGCTGGCACTTGCCGAGACGATCGACAATGGCAAGCCGATCCGCGAGACGCGCGCTGCCGACGTGCCGCTCGCGATCGACCATTTCCGCTACTTCGCCGGCTGCATCCGGGCGGAGGAAGGCGGCATCTCGACGATCGATGCGGACACCATCGCCTATCATTTCCGCGAGCCGCTCGGCGTCGTCGGCCAGATCATCCCGTGGAACTTCCCGCTGCTGATGGCGGCGTGGAAGATCGCCCCGGCGCTGGCGGCGGGCAACTGCACCGTCATCAAGCCCGCATCCCAGACGCCGCTCACCTTGCTGATGTTCGCCGAGCTCACCGCCGACATCCTGCCGCCCGGCGTGCTCAATGTCGTCACCGGCCCGGGACGGACCGTCGGCCAGGCGATCGCCGCCAATCCGCGCATCGCCAAGGTCTCGTTCACCGGCGAGACCGTCACCGGCAAGCAGATCATGCACGCCGCGGCGGACCATCTGATCCCCCAGACGATGGAGCTTGGCGGCAAGTCGCCCAACATCTTCATGGCGGACGTGCTCGACGAGGACGATGCCTTCTTCGACAAGGCGCTCGAAGGCTTTACTTTGTTCGCCTTCAACAAGGGCGAGGTCTGTACCTGCCCGTCGCGCGCCCTGATCCATGAGTCGATCTTCGACCGCTTCATCGAGCGCGCCGTGGCGCGCGTCGCCGCGATCCGCCAGGGCGATCCGCTCGACCCGTCGGTCCAGGTCGGCGCGCAGGCGTCGGAGGACCAGCTCCACAAGATCCTGGGCTATATCGATATCGGCAAGGCCGAGGGCGCGCAGTGTCTGGTCGGTGGCGCCAGGGCGCTGCCGGGCGGTGCGCTCGACCAGGGCTATTTCGTGCAGCCGACCGTGTTCGTGGGTCAGAACCACATGCGCATCTTCCAGGAGGAGATCTTCGGTCCCGTCCTGTCGGTCACCACGTTCAAGACGGTCGAGGAGGCGATCGCACTTGCCAATGACACCGCCTACGGTCTTGGCGCGGGCGTCTGGACCCGGAGCGGCAACACCGCCTACCGGCTCGGCCGCGCGATCGAGGCCGGGCGGGTCTGGACCAACTGCTATCATCAGTACCCCGCCCATGCCGCCTTCGGCGGATACAAGGCATCGGGCTTCGGGCGTGAAAACCACCGGATGATGCTCGATCATTATCAGCAGACCAAGAATCTGCTCGTCTCCTATGACGAGCACGCGCTCGGCCTATTCTGA